In Pungitius pungitius chromosome 2, fPunPun2.1, whole genome shotgun sequence, a single window of DNA contains:
- the LOC119211511 gene encoding protein FAM53C-like, producing MVTLITEQLRKQSLEEPYYKAFSFNVSLPAVGSSPTVSWSACRSTQETSSAPHLSSKANPLGDSCGLHSPWCPSHSGEPLERPEVSFTNQVFQSSPPQPPPKRHCRSLSVPEDLSRCRSTWHPIASKVWTPVKRGCQSGGASSSSSGASSLPVCGPSSSFTSSSLHSSSSPTFFSLALSSDSPLPWSFSWDPCDKPKGACSASFATPSSCSSSPAPLVSRSVLQRRLSLSPVHIQDASLVLLPLQPSPASAVMYSCPPGIEHPALSSSPTSACSTPSSSRRDLHPALPRCHSQPCDMRKPRLKRRHDPDVVPCSRPGLDFSKMTQIGHHGSLLFGTADCIVPVPYQSEQRLAFSPAEFLGRASIGPLSESEEEEEEQEEDDKRKRTAIDGVQKIAFERDCTELDLNLIEEN from the exons ATGGTGACGCTTATCACAGAGCAGCTCCGTAAGCAGAGTTTGGAGGAGCCTTATTACAAGGCGTTCTCGTTCAATGTG TCCTTGCCTGCAGTTGGTTCCAGTCCAACGGTCTCGTGGAGTGCTTGTAGGTCAACGCAAG AGACTAGCTCAGCTCCACAcctttcatccaaagccaaccctctGGGTGATTCCTGTGGACTACACTCCCCATGGTGTCCTTCCCACTCTGGAGAACCTCTCGAGAGACCAGAGGTTTCTTTTACAAACCAGGTTTTCCAAAGCTCCCCTCCACAGCCACCTCCAAAACGCCACTGCCGCTCCCTCTCTGTTCCAGAGGACTTGTCTCGGTGTCGCTCCACCTGGCATCCAATTGCATCCAAGGTGTGGACCCCAGTCAAACGTGGCTGCCAAAGTGGAGGAGCATCTAGTTCCAGCTCTGGAGCCAGCTCTTTGCCAGTTTGTGGGCCCAGCTCCTCTTtcacctcttcctccctccactcATCTTCTAGCCCAACCTTCTTTAGCTTAGCACTATCCTCTGACTCGCCACTTCCGTGGAGCTTCTCATGGGACCCCTGTGACAAACCGAAAGGAGCCTGTTCTGCCTCCTTTGCTactccttcctcctgctcctcttcaccAGCCCCCTTGGTTTCCCGTTCAGTTCTGCAGCGCCGCTTGTCCCTCTCCCCTGTGCACATTCAGGATGCGTCCCTGGTGCTCCTTCCCCTCCAGCCCTCCCCGGCTTCTGCTGTGATGTACAGCTGCCCCCCTGGCATAGAACACCCAGCCCTGTCTTCATCTCCCACTTCAGCCTGCAGCACACCGTCCTCGTCGAGGCGCGACCTGCACCCAGCGCTGCCGCGATGCCACTCGCAACCCTGCGACATGCGCAAACCCCGCTTGAAGAGGCGCCATGACCCAGATGTTGTGCCCTGCTCCAGGCCAGGCCTCGACTTCAGCAAGATGACGCAG ATCGGTCATCACGGGAGCCTACTGTTTGGAACAGCTGATTGCATTGTTCCAGTGCCTTACCAGTCGGAGCAGCGCTTGGCGTTCTCCCCTGCAGAGTTTCTGGGACGAGCGAGCATTGGGCCACTAAGCGaaagtgaggaagaagaagaagagcaggaggaagatgatAAAAGGAAAAGGACTGCAATAGATGGAGTGCAAAAGATTGCTTTTGAAAGAGACTGCACAGAACTGGACCTGAATCTTATAGAAGAGAACTGA